One Neovison vison isolate M4711 chromosome 2, ASM_NN_V1, whole genome shotgun sequence genomic window carries:
- the LOC122898894 gene encoding LOW QUALITY PROTEIN: neurofilament light polypeptide-like (The sequence of the model RefSeq protein was modified relative to this genomic sequence to represent the inferred CDS: deleted 2 bases in 1 codon; substituted 1 base at 1 genomic stop codon), with the protein MSSFSYDDPYYSTSYKRRXVETPQMHISSVRSGYSTARSAYSSYSAPVSSSLSVRRSYSSSSSSLMPSLENLDLSQVAAISNDLKSIRTQEKAQLQDLNDRFASFIERVHELQQQNKVLEAELLMLRQKHSEPSRFRALYEQEIRDLRLAAEDATDEKQGLQGKREGLEETLRNLQARYEEEVLSREDAEVRLMEARKGADEAGLARAKLEKRIDSLMDEIAFLKKVHEEEIAELQAQIQYAQIAVEMDVSSKPDLSAALKDIRAQYEKLAAKNMQNAEEWLKSRFTVLTESAAKNTDAVRAAKDEVSQSRHLLKAKTLEIEACWSMYEALEKQLQELEDKQNTDISAIQDTINKLENELRTTKSEMARYLKEYQDLLNVKMALDIEIAAYRKLMEGEETRLSFTSVGSITRGYSQSSQVFGRSAYGGLQTSSYLMSTRSFPSYYTSHVQEEQIEVEETIEAAKAEEAKDEPPSEGEAEEEEKEKAAEEEGAEEEEAAKEESEEAKEEEEGGEGEEGEETKEAEEEEKKDEGAGEEQATKKKD; encoded by the exons ATGAGTTCGTTCAGCTACGAT GATCCGTACTACTCGACCTCCTACAAGCGGCGCTAAGTGGAGACGCCCCAGATGCACATCTCCAGCGTGCGCAGCGGCTACAGCACCGCGCGCTCTGCTTACTCCAGCTACTCCGCGCCGGTCTCCTCCTCCCTGTCTGTGCGCCGAAGCTactcctccagctccagctccttgaTGCCCAGTCTCGAGAACCTCGACCTGAGCCAGGTAGCAGCCATCAGCAACGACCTTAAGTCCATCCGCACCCAGGAGAAGGCGCAGCTGCAGGACCTCAACGACCGCTTCGCCAGCTTCATTGAGCGCGTGCACGAGCTGCAGCAGCAGAACAAGGTGCTGGAAGCCGAGCTGCTGATGCTGCGCCAGAAGCACTCCGAGCCCTCGCGTTTCCGGGCGCTGTACGAGCAGGAGATCCGCGACCTGCGCCTGGCGGCGGAAGACGCCACCGACGAGAAGCAGGGGCTCCAGGGCAAGCGCGAAGGGCTGGAGGAGACTTTGCGCAACCTGCAGGCGCGCTATGAAGAGGAGGTGCTGAGCCGCGAGGACGCCGAGGTCCGCCTGATGGAGGCGCGCAAAGGAGCGGACGAGGCCGGTCTTGCCCGCGCCAAGCTCGAAAAACGCATCGACAGCCTGATGGACGAAATCGCCTTTCTGAAGAAAGTGCACGAAGAGGAGATCGCCGAGCTGCAGGCTCAGATCCAGTACGCTCAGATCGCCGTGGAGATGGACGTGTCCTCCAAGCCCGACCTCTCCGCCGCGCTCAAGGACATCCGTGCTCAGTACGAGAAGCTGGCTGCCAAGAACATGCAGAACGCTGAAGAGTGGTTGAAGAGCCGCTTCACCGTGCTGACCGAGAGCGCCGCCAAGAACACCGACGCGGTGCGCGCCGCCAAGGACGAGGTGTCCCAGAGCCGCCACCTGCTCAAGGCCAAGACCCTGGAGATCGAAGCATGCTGGAGCATGTACGAAGCGCTGGAGAAGCAGTTGCAGGAGCTGGAGGACAAGCAGAACACCGATATCAGTGCTATACAGGACACAATcaacaaattagaaaatgaattGAGAACCACAAAGAGTGAAATGGCAAGATACCTTAAAGAATACCAAGACCTCCTCAACGTGAAGATGGCTTTGGACATTGAGATTGCAGCTTATAGGAAACTCATGGAAGGTGAGGAGACCCGACTCAGTTTCACCAGCGTTGGAAGCATAACCAGAGGCTACTCCCAGAGCTCTCAGGTCTTTGGCCGATCTGCCTATGGTGGGTTACAGACCAGCTCCTACTTGATGTCTACCCGCTCCTTCCCCTCTTACTACACCAGTCATGTCCAGGAGGAGCAGATCGAGGTGGAGGAGACCATCGAGGCTGCGAAGGCCGAGGAAGCCAAGGACGAACCCCCCTCTGAAGGAGAAgccgaggaggaggagaaggagaaggctgCTGAAGAGGAAGGAGCTGAAGAGGAAGAAGCTGCCAAGGAAGAATCCGAAGAggcaaaggaggaagaggaaggaggtgaaggagaagaaggagaagaaaccaaagaagccgaggaggaggagaaaaaagacgAAGGTGCTGGGGAGGAGCAAGCGACTAAAAAGAAAGATTGA